A single window of Salvia splendens isolate huo1 chromosome 6, SspV2, whole genome shotgun sequence DNA harbors:
- the LOC121809037 gene encoding uncharacterized protein LOC121809037, producing MEIIGKLEINLPFLQALKLPPFSWRLLESWRFIKDFIAGKTKVDGKIVIGESVSAVIQKKRLPSKRTDPGMFTLPIVIGDVSIEHVMCDLGASINVLPFSVYKRLTAVRLVDTKVVIQLAHRSYINPEGVLENVIVRVHNFLYPANFHVIRINESEVGESSGVLLGRPFLRTTKTIIDVSDGMIYLDYHGEKFTFNIDEAMKKPLDIENLHSLDVITHLASKLSDTIEKEVAGWCEALITQDLTDEEINEAIMGFCQRPGLEKLPDFRELAVKDMEKNPLPQEVSPPKKELKTLPPRLKYAYLGEEKTLPVIVNNQLSDEQEERLLEVLKKNQKALKWTLSDLVGEKMKKSSRKSFKVEF from the exons ATGGAGATTATTGGAAAGCTGGAGATCAATCTACCTTTCTTACAAGCATTGAAATTGCCACCGTTTAGCTGGAGATTATTGGAAAGCTggagattcataaaggatttcatAGCTGGGAAGACGAAAGTTGACGGGAAAATAGTGATTGGGGAAAGTGTGTCCGCTGTTATCCAGAAGAAGAGACTTCCTTCAAAACGAACCGACCCTGGGATGTTCACTCTGCCGATCGTCATTGGGGACGTGAGTATTGAACACGTTATGTGCGACCTGGGAGCCTCCATTAATGTACTACCCTTCTCGGTGTACAAAAGACTAACTGCAGTCAGACTGGTGGATACGAAGGTGGTTATTCAGCTAGCACACAGATCGTACATAAACCCAGAAGGAGTTCTAGAGAACGTAATAGTGAGGGTGCACAACTTCCTTTATCCGGCGAATTTCCACGTAATCCGTATCAATGAGTCGGAGGTTGGAGAATCGAGTGGAGTGTTGTTGGGAAGACCATTTCTCAGGACAACTAAAACTATAATTGATGTCAGCGACGGCATGATTTACCTTGACTATCATGGAGAAAAGTTCACGTTCAATAttgatgaagccatgaagaagccaTTAGACATTGAAAATTTACATTCTCTTGATGTCATTACCCATTTG GCTTCTAAGTTGAGTGACACAATTGAAAAGGAGGTCGCAGGGTGGTGCGAGGCGCTGATCACACAAGACTTGACGGACGAAGAAATTAATGAGGCGATTATGGGATTTTGTCAGAGGCCAGG TCTGGAGAAGTTACCCGACTTTAGGGAATTGGCTGTGAAGGATATGGAGAAAAACCCATTGCCTCAAGAGGTGAGCCCACCTAAGAAAGAGCTGAAGACATTGCCTCCTAGATTGAAGTACGCTTATCTAGGAGAGGAGAAGACTTTACCGGTTATAGTGAACAACCAGTTGTCCGATGAACAAGAAGAGAGACTGTTGGAGGTTTTGAAGAAGAATCAGAAAGCACTCAAATGGACTCTATCGGATCTGGTGGGAGAAAAGATGAAGAAAAGTTCCAGAAAAAGTTTTAAAGTTGAGTTCTAG